A region of Gammaproteobacteria bacterium DNA encodes the following proteins:
- the tpx gene encoding thiol peroxidase, with the protein MATITLKGNPIHTNGDLPKTGSRAPYLKLVAEDLSDKELADFKGKKKLLNIVPSLDTSVCAISTKKFNDFAKTRDDMVILIISADLPFAMKRFCGNEGLSNVIPLSMMRGRNFAKEYGVLIQDGPLAGLTARAVVVLDESDSVIYTELVPEIGQEPDYEKALAALK; encoded by the coding sequence ATGGCAACGATCACACTGAAGGGCAATCCCATACACACCAATGGCGATCTGCCGAAAACCGGCAGCAGAGCCCCGTACCTGAAATTGGTGGCAGAGGACTTGAGCGACAAGGAACTTGCCGATTTCAAAGGAAAGAAAAAGCTGCTCAACATTGTCCCCAGCCTTGACACCTCGGTGTGCGCCATCTCCACCAAGAAGTTCAACGATTTCGCCAAAACCCGCGATGACATGGTGATATTGATCATTTCCGCCGATCTGCCGTTCGCCATGAAGCGCTTTTGTGGTAACGAGGGGCTGAGCAACGTCATTCCGCTGTCGATGATGCGCGGCCGTAATTTCGCCAAGGAATACGGTGTGCTGATTCAGGACGGCCCGCTTGCCGGCCTCACCGCCCGTGCCGTGGTAGTTCTGGACGAGAGTGATAGCGTGATCTACACCGAACTCGTGCCGGAAATCGGTCAGGAGCCGGATTATGAGAAGGCGCTGGCGGCACTGAAGTAA
- the gcvT gene encoding glycine cleavage system aminomethyltransferase GcvT, translating to MGKKTPLYEAHLAMGAKIVDFGGWDMPLHYGSQIEEHHSVRRAAGMFDVSHMTIVDIEGERVREFLRYLLANNVDRLTQPGNAHGCASVAGGGMPGATKALYTCMLNEKGGVIDDLIVYFVNDQWFRLVVNAATRDKDLAWITHHAAAFAVHVKERADLAMIAVQGPQAREAVHKLIGPQAAALGSFYALQAGEMFIARTGYTGEDGYEVMLPAAQAAGFWQRLHQADVKPIGLGARDTLRLEAGMNLYGADMDESITPLESGLSWTVAWEPAGRDFIGRTALEAQRRVGAKFKLVGLVLDDKGVLRNHQKVIIDGREAGEITSGSFSPTLGKAIAFARVLREAGEQAEVDVRGKLLAVRIVKPPFVRYGASCIEPRNGS from the coding sequence ATGGGCAAAAAAACACCGTTGTATGAAGCGCACCTCGCCATGGGGGCGAAAATCGTCGATTTCGGCGGCTGGGACATGCCGCTGCATTACGGCTCGCAGATCGAGGAGCATCACAGCGTGCGCCGTGCGGCGGGCATGTTCGACGTGTCGCACATGACCATCGTTGATATCGAAGGCGAGCGGGTGCGCGAGTTTTTGCGTTATCTGCTGGCGAATAATGTCGACCGCCTGACGCAGCCGGGCAACGCACATGGATGCGCTAGTGTCGCAGGAGGCGGGATGCCGGGAGCGACCAAGGCGTTATACACCTGCATGCTGAATGAAAAAGGCGGCGTCATTGATGACCTGATCGTCTATTTCGTAAACGATCAGTGGTTCCGGCTGGTAGTCAACGCCGCCACCCGCGACAAAGATCTGGCGTGGATCACCCATCATGCCGCCGCATTTGCCGTACACGTGAAGGAGCGCGCTGATCTCGCCATGATTGCTGTGCAAGGTCCCCAAGCGCGTGAGGCCGTTCATAAGCTGATCGGCCCGCAGGCCGCCGCGCTGGGGTCGTTCTATGCACTGCAAGCGGGCGAGATGTTCATTGCACGCACCGGCTATACCGGTGAGGATGGTTACGAGGTCATGCTGCCCGCCGCGCAGGCCGCCGGGTTCTGGCAGCGGCTGCACCAAGCCGACGTAAAGCCCATCGGCCTGGGTGCGCGTGATACGCTGCGCCTGGAGGCGGGGATGAATCTGTATGGCGCGGATATGGATGAGAGCATCACCCCGCTGGAGTCTGGATTAAGCTGGACCGTGGCATGGGAACCCGCCGGGCGCGATTTTATCGGGCGCACTGCGCTGGAGGCGCAACGTCGTGTAGGGGCCAAATTCAAGCTGGTGGGCCTGGTGCTCGACGACAAGGGCGTACTGCGCAATCACCAAAAAGTCATCATCGACGGCCGCGAGGCTGGCGAAATCACCAGTGGCAGCTTTTCGCCGACACTGGGCAAGGCCATCGCATTCGCGCGCGTGCTGCGAGAGGCCGGCGAGCAGGCCGAAGTGGATGTGCGTGGCAAATTGCTGGCCGTGAGAATAGTCAAGCCGCCGTTTGTGCGCTATGGCGCATCATGTATTGAACCTAGAAACGGTAGTTGA
- the gcvPA gene encoding aminomethyl-transferring glycine dehydrogenase subunit GcvPA → MPFIPHTEDDIQHMLAAIGATGIEDLFDEIPEELRATAALKSIPPGMSEMDVTRLMMQRAEQDGRPLCFAGAGAYDHHIPAAVWEIATRGEFYSAYTPYQAEASQGTLQLLYEYQTMMASLTGMDVSNASLYDGASALAEAVLMAVRANRKSQSRRVLMPSTVHPAYRKVVRAIVTMQNIELIELPFCMECGHTVPESLEKYSGDDIAALVIPQPNFFGVLEEVDALTDWAHRHGALVIGVVNPVSLALLTPPGEWGENGADIVCGEGQPLGAPLSSGGPYFGFMCCKMEHVRQMPGRIVGRTVDLDGKPGFTLTLQAREQHIRRSKATSNICTNQGLIVTAATIHMALLGPDGLERVAAACHANTLALVEALTAIDGVTKLFDRPLFHEAVLQLPRPVDEVLDELAKRGLLGGYKLGGDYPELSNALLVCATETKNAADIEMFAKHLRDILKPQ, encoded by the coding sequence ATGCCTTTTATTCCACACACAGAAGATGATATCCAACACATGCTCGCCGCCATCGGCGCGACGGGTATTGAGGATCTCTTTGACGAAATCCCCGAGGAGTTACGCGCCACCGCAGCGCTGAAGTCTATCCCTCCCGGCATGAGTGAGATGGATGTCACGCGCCTGATGATGCAGCGCGCCGAGCAGGATGGCCGCCCGCTGTGCTTTGCCGGTGCGGGCGCCTATGACCACCACATTCCTGCCGCCGTGTGGGAGATCGCCACGCGTGGGGAGTTTTACAGCGCATACACCCCCTATCAGGCCGAGGCCAGCCAGGGTACGTTGCAACTGCTTTACGAATACCAGACCATGATGGCCAGCCTCACCGGCATGGATGTCTCCAATGCCTCCCTATACGATGGCGCATCGGCGCTGGCCGAGGCGGTGTTGATGGCGGTGCGCGCCAACCGCAAGTCACAATCCAGACGCGTGCTGATGCCTAGCACGGTGCATCCGGCCTATCGCAAGGTGGTGCGCGCCATAGTCACCATGCAGAATATCGAGTTGATCGAGCTACCTTTCTGCATGGAGTGCGGGCATACCGTGCCAGAATCGCTGGAAAAATACAGCGGCGACGACATCGCCGCACTGGTGATCCCGCAGCCCAATTTCTTCGGCGTGCTGGAAGAAGTGGACGCCCTCACCGACTGGGCGCACCGCCACGGCGCGCTGGTGATCGGCGTGGTCAACCCCGTCTCGCTGGCGTTGCTCACCCCGCCGGGTGAATGGGGAGAAAACGGAGCCGATATCGTGTGTGGCGAGGGTCAACCCTTGGGTGCCCCACTGTCCTCCGGCGGACCGTACTTCGGCTTCATGTGCTGCAAAATGGAGCATGTACGCCAGATGCCGGGGCGCATCGTGGGACGCACCGTCGATCTCGACGGCAAACCAGGGTTTACACTCACGCTACAGGCACGCGAACAGCATATCCGCCGCTCAAAGGCCACTTCCAACATCTGCACCAATCAGGGCCTGATAGTCACCGCCGCCACTATCCATATGGCGCTGCTCGGCCCCGATGGTCTGGAACGTGTGGCGGCCGCATGCCACGCCAACACCCTGGCCCTTGTCGAGGCGCTCACCGCTATCGACGGCGTTACCAAGCTATTCGACCGGCCCCTGTTCCACGAGGCCGTGTTGCAGCTACCGCGCCCGGTGGACGAGGTGCTGGATGAGCTTGCGAAGCGTGGGCTGCTGGGTGGCTATAAGCTGGGCGGCGATTATCCCGAATTGAGCAACGCGCTGCTGGTGTGCGCTACCGAAACCAAAAATGCGGCTGATATTGAAATGTTTGCCAAGCATTTGCGCGATATACTAAAACCGCAGTAA
- the lipA gene encoding lipoyl synthase encodes MPLAIKPVFDQPNVGRMPHWIRQHLGDHSQYALTADAVRGNALHTVCEEARCPNRGECWSRGTATFMLLGDTCTRACGFCAVKTGRPESYDLNEPRRVADAVISMGLGYVVLTSVNRDDLPDGGAKVFADTVRELRRRKPGIGLELLTPDFQQCQEQAIKTITAALDGAGSLVWGHNVETVPGLYKTVRKGSRYERSLSLLERAASRPGVAAKSSLMLGLGERREEVTQVLCDLRAIGVSRVSLGQYLRPTRHHLPVKEYITPEAFADYEQEARALGFAWVKAGPLVRSSYHAEEKQGPVSPSVAKI; translated from the coding sequence ATGCCGCTAGCCATAAAACCTGTTTTTGATCAGCCCAATGTAGGGCGTATGCCGCATTGGATACGCCAGCATCTCGGCGATCATTCCCAATACGCGCTAACCGCAGATGCCGTGCGCGGCAATGCCTTGCACACGGTGTGCGAGGAGGCGCGCTGCCCGAACCGGGGCGAATGCTGGAGCCGTGGCACGGCCACCTTCATGCTGCTTGGCGACACCTGTACCCGCGCCTGTGGCTTCTGCGCGGTAAAGACCGGCCGCCCCGAGTCATACGATCTCAACGAGCCACGCCGCGTGGCGGATGCTGTCATCAGCATGGGCTTGGGGTATGTGGTGCTGACCTCGGTGAATCGCGACGATCTGCCGGACGGCGGGGCAAAAGTATTCGCAGATACGGTCCGCGAGCTGCGCCGCCGCAAGCCCGGCATTGGCCTGGAGCTGTTGACGCCGGATTTTCAGCAGTGCCAGGAGCAGGCGATAAAGACCATTACCGCTGCGCTGGACGGGGCAGGTTCGCTGGTATGGGGGCACAACGTCGAGACCGTGCCCGGTTTATACAAGACCGTGCGCAAAGGTTCCCGCTATGAGCGCTCGTTGAGCCTGCTGGAGCGGGCCGCCAGCCGGCCGGGCGTGGCAGCCAAGTCGTCGTTGATGCTGGGCCTGGGCGAGCGCCGCGAGGAGGTGACGCAGGTGCTGTGTGATCTGCGCGCCATAGGTGTGAGCCGCGTATCGCTGGGTCAATATCTGCGGCCGACGCGTCATCATCTACCCGTCAAAGAGTACATAACCCCTGAGGCCTTCGCCGATTACGAGCAAGAGGCGCGCGCGCTGGGGTTTGCGTGGGTGAAGGCGGGACCGCTGGTGCGCTCTTCGTACCACGCGGAAGAAAAACAGGGGCCGGTATCGCCCTCTGTGGCAAAAATATAA
- the gcvH gene encoding glycine cleavage system protein GcvH → MSKTPANLKYTKSHEWVELLADGTLRVGITDHAQDLLGDMVFVELPEPGRSVTVGQECAVVESVKAASDVYSPVTGEVVAVNEALGGSPDLVNKDAYGEGWMMHIKPASLAELDSLLDANAYAELVAAEAH, encoded by the coding sequence ATGAGCAAAACCCCCGCCAATTTGAAATACACCAAGAGCCACGAATGGGTTGAGTTGCTGGCTGACGGAACGCTGCGTGTTGGCATCACCGACCACGCCCAGGATTTGCTGGGCGACATGGTATTTGTTGAGCTACCGGAGCCGGGCCGTAGCGTCACGGTAGGCCAGGAGTGCGCCGTGGTGGAATCGGTGAAGGCCGCCTCGGATGTCTATAGTCCCGTCACTGGTGAGGTCGTCGCCGTCAACGAGGCACTGGGGGGCAGCCCCGACCTGGTTAACAAAGACGCCTATGGTGAAGGTTGGATGATGCACATCAAGCCCGCCAGCCTCGCAGAGCTGGACAGCCTGCTGGATGCGAACGCCTATGCCGAGCTGGTTGCCGCCGAGGCGCATTGA
- a CDS encoding biopolymer transporter ExbD: protein MKMSRRARRMERHHARTTRGGKLNLIALVDIFTILVFFLVVGASEVEILPNTKVVKLPESIVEKQPKQTILIMVSGTDIIMQGRKIASVKDVLDAPEDVIAPLKNELEHQAGRQGSKANSDITIMGDRQIPYKLLKKIMVTCTQANYSNIFLAVLQKPRAAGQ, encoded by the coding sequence ATGAAAATGTCACGGCGCGCCAGACGCATGGAGCGGCACCACGCTCGAACAACGCGGGGTGGCAAACTCAACCTGATTGCCCTGGTGGATATCTTCACCATCCTGGTGTTTTTTCTTGTGGTAGGTGCCTCCGAGGTGGAAATTCTGCCCAACACCAAGGTGGTAAAACTTCCCGAATCCATCGTTGAAAAACAACCCAAGCAAACCATACTGATCATGGTGAGTGGAACCGACATTATCATGCAGGGCCGCAAAATAGCCTCCGTAAAAGACGTGCTGGACGCCCCTGAAGATGTCATCGCGCCATTGAAAAACGAGCTTGAGCATCAAGCCGGGCGGCAAGGCAGCAAAGCCAACAGCGACATTACCATCATGGGTGACCGGCAAATTCCCTACAAGCTTTTGAAGAAAATCATGGTTACGTGTACACAAGCCAATTACAGCAACATTTTTCTCGCTGTGCTGCAAAAACCAAGAGCGGCGGGGCAATAG
- a CDS encoding diacylglycerol kinase translates to MASQDKPLVHIVRAMGYSLKGLKAALALEPAFRIEIALFVILAPLGIWLGNSGMERALLIGCLMLVLVIELLNSALEAAVDRVGTEFNTLAGRAKDLGSAAVMVAHVNVLVVWGLVLLG, encoded by the coding sequence ATGGCGAGCCAGGATAAACCACTCGTCCATATCGTCCGGGCGATGGGTTATTCGCTCAAAGGACTCAAAGCCGCGCTGGCCCTGGAGCCAGCCTTTCGCATCGAGATCGCGCTGTTCGTGATCCTTGCCCCGCTCGGCATCTGGCTGGGCAATAGCGGCATGGAACGGGCGCTGTTAATTGGTTGCCTGATGCTCGTCCTGGTAATTGAACTGCTCAATTCCGCGCTGGAAGCGGCCGTGGATCGCGTCGGCACGGAGTTCAATACCTTGGCTGGACGCGCGAAAGACTTGGGTTCAGCGGCTGTGATGGTTGCTCACGTCAACGTACTGGTGGTGTGGGGGCTGGTGCTGCTGGGCTAG
- a CDS encoding AgmX/PglI C-terminal domain-containing protein, with protein MAVHYHSPDLPWAMTTQDEHRFRVILASVLIGFLVISSIITFIQVPKITREQAEEVPPRLARLVLERKQLPPPVAKPSPVKPLATKPEQAPKPQPAPKAELRIKPQPEKKIEPVQVTKQEPTPEPLPVEPPKVNIEAARKKAASSGLLALSNDLAALRDKPVVTSAQTDEKLIQPSKIEPFVQRSMITSGTARGNEGVKTASASRNVSGTQLAERTTTRVNNPQPTAHPGETEAPKSTKQKTGGSRTDDEIQLVFDKNKGALYSLYNRALRQDPSLQGKVVLKLTIEPSGKVSACEVVSSAMEAPELIQKIVARVLLFDFGAKEVATTVTKLPIDFLPSS; from the coding sequence GTGGCGGTTCATTATCACTCCCCCGACCTGCCATGGGCCATGACCACCCAGGACGAACACCGTTTCCGGGTAATCCTGGCATCGGTGCTGATAGGCTTTCTGGTGATTTCGAGCATCATCACTTTTATCCAGGTTCCAAAAATCACCCGGGAACAAGCCGAGGAAGTGCCGCCACGGCTGGCCAGACTGGTGCTTGAACGCAAGCAATTGCCCCCACCGGTTGCGAAACCCTCGCCCGTCAAACCATTGGCCACAAAGCCGGAGCAAGCTCCCAAGCCACAGCCCGCGCCAAAGGCGGAGCTGAGAATCAAGCCCCAGCCCGAGAAGAAAATCGAGCCTGTGCAAGTGACCAAGCAAGAGCCTACGCCTGAGCCGCTGCCCGTAGAACCGCCCAAGGTCAATATCGAGGCCGCGCGCAAGAAGGCGGCCAGCTCGGGTCTGCTGGCGTTAAGCAACGATCTGGCGGCATTGCGTGACAAGCCCGTCGTAACCAGTGCGCAAACGGACGAGAAGCTTATCCAGCCCAGCAAGATCGAACCCTTTGTGCAGCGCTCGATGATTACATCCGGTACGGCTCGCGGGAACGAGGGGGTAAAGACCGCCAGCGCCAGCCGCAACGTCAGCGGTACGCAACTGGCGGAACGGACGACCACGCGTGTCAACAATCCGCAGCCCACGGCTCACCCTGGTGAAACCGAGGCGCCTAAATCGACCAAGCAAAAAACCGGCGGTTCGCGCACCGACGATGAAATTCAGTTGGTGTTCGATAAGAACAAGGGAGCACTGTATTCGCTTTATAACCGCGCGCTTCGGCAAGATCCATCCCTGCAGGGCAAGGTGGTGCTCAAACTAACCATAGAACCCTCCGGCAAGGTCAGCGCTTGCGAGGTGGTGTCCAGCGCGATGGAGGCACCCGAGTTGATACAAAAGATCGTGGCGCGGGTGTTGCTTTTCGACTTCGGAGCCAAAGAAGTCGCCACTACCGTGACCAAGCTTCCCATCGACTTTTTACCATCGTCATAG
- the gcvPB gene encoding aminomethyl-transferring glycine dehydrogenase subunit GcvPB, with amino-acid sequence MLIFEHSHPARRNPSQAPQDKANVIAIPEKFRRKIRPLLPEVSELQAVRHYTRLSQKNFSIDTHFYPLGSCTMKYNPRACNKLAMLPGFLARHPYAPESLSQGFLACMYELQEMLKEVTGMKGVSLTPMAGAQGEFAGVAMIRAYHDARNDVQRTEILVPSAAHGTNPATAVMCGYTVREIPTDAQGDVDIGALKAAVGPHTAGIMLTNPSTLGVFERRIKEIAQIVHEAGGLLYYDGANLNAILGKVKPGDMGFDVIHMNLHKTFSTPHGGGGPGAGPVGVSERLLPFMPVPIVDYDGKAYRLLTESARPQTIGRLSAFAGNAGVLLRAYIYARLLGSEGMHRVAEFATLNANYLMARLAHSGYDLAFPERRATHEFIVTLKRQAKELGITAMDVAKRLLDLGYHAPTTYFPLLVPECLLIEPSETEAKEELDRFITAMQQILTEAQTTPEIVKGAPHTLPVRRLDDVKAARELDLAWKPSR; translated from the coding sequence ATGTTGATCTTCGAACACTCCCACCCCGCTCGCCGTAATCCTTCGCAGGCTCCGCAAGACAAGGCAAATGTAATAGCCATCCCCGAAAAATTCCGGCGCAAAATACGTCCACTGCTGCCTGAGGTCTCCGAGCTTCAGGCGGTGCGGCATTACACGCGGCTGTCACAGAAGAACTTCTCCATCGACACGCATTTTTATCCGCTGGGCTCATGCACCATGAAGTACAACCCGCGTGCCTGCAACAAGCTGGCGATGCTGCCGGGCTTTCTGGCGCGCCATCCTTATGCACCGGAATCCCTGAGCCAGGGATTCCTTGCCTGCATGTACGAACTGCAGGAAATGCTCAAGGAAGTGACGGGGATGAAGGGCGTATCGCTCACGCCGATGGCGGGCGCGCAAGGCGAGTTCGCAGGCGTGGCGATGATCCGCGCCTATCACGACGCGCGCAATGATGTGCAGCGCACCGAAATTCTGGTACCCAGCGCGGCGCATGGCACCAATCCGGCCACGGCGGTGATGTGCGGCTACACGGTGCGCGAGATCCCCACCGATGCACAGGGGGACGTGGATATCGGAGCGCTGAAGGCTGCGGTCGGTCCGCACACGGCGGGGATCATGCTCACCAACCCCTCGACGCTGGGGGTGTTTGAGCGCCGCATCAAGGAGATTGCGCAGATTGTGCATGAGGCCGGTGGACTGCTGTATTACGACGGCGCCAACCTCAATGCAATTCTCGGCAAGGTCAAGCCCGGCGACATGGGTTTCGATGTCATCCACATGAATCTGCACAAAACCTTTTCCACCCCGCATGGCGGCGGCGGCCCCGGTGCCGGGCCGGTGGGCGTAAGTGAAAGACTGTTGCCCTTCATGCCGGTACCCATTGTCGACTACGACGGCAAGGCCTACCGCCTCCTCACCGAATCGGCCCGGCCGCAAACCATTGGTCGTCTCTCGGCCTTTGCGGGCAATGCGGGCGTGTTGCTGCGCGCCTATATCTATGCGCGCCTGCTGGGATCGGAAGGCATGCATCGCGTCGCCGAATTCGCCACACTCAACGCCAATTACCTGATGGCGCGTCTGGCGCACAGCGGCTATGACCTGGCCTTTCCAGAGCGCCGCGCCACGCATGAATTTATCGTCACCCTCAAGCGTCAGGCCAAGGAGCTGGGCATCACCGCCATGGATGTCGCCAAGCGCCTGCTCGACTTGGGCTATCACGCGCCCACCACCTATTTCCCGCTGTTGGTGCCGGAGTGTCTACTGATCGAGCCGAGCGAAACCGAGGCCAAAGAAGAGCTGGACCGCTTCATCACCGCCATGCAACAGATTCTCACTGAGGCTCAAACCACGCCCGAGATCGTCAAAGGCGCCCCCCACACCTTGCCCGTGCGGCGGTTGGATGATGTTAAGGCCGCCCGCGAACTGGATCTTGCCTGGAAGCCGTCAAGGTGA
- a CDS encoding biopolymer transporter ExbD, with product MKRRTLLARNEGDELDLTAMINMMVILVCFLLTSAVFSRITVLELNMPPAAQASSSSAPQPKKEFLLEVILRKDAIEINDRNGSFFERINNTSGSYDIKSLAQNLHQLKARFPEKRDASILLEDDTPYDLLVQVMDALREERSGAMGSAELFPDISIGDAPAGKKIK from the coding sequence ATGAAACGCCGCACCCTACTCGCGCGGAACGAAGGTGACGAGCTGGACCTCACCGCCATGATCAACATGATGGTGATTCTGGTGTGCTTCCTGTTGACCTCGGCGGTATTTTCGCGCATCACGGTGCTTGAGCTGAATATGCCCCCGGCCGCTCAGGCATCATCCAGTAGCGCCCCACAACCGAAAAAGGAATTTCTGCTGGAGGTGATTCTGCGCAAGGATGCTATTGAAATAAATGACAGAAACGGCAGCTTTTTTGAGCGGATAAATAATACATCCGGCAGTTATGACATCAAATCCCTGGCGCAGAATCTTCATCAATTAAAAGCTCGCTTCCCGGAAAAACGGGATGCGTCGATCCTGCTGGAAGATGACACTCCTTATGACCTCCTGGTGCAGGTGATGGATGCGTTGCGCGAGGAAAGAAGCGGGGCGATGGGATCCGCCGAGCTTTTCCCTGATATATCCATTGGCGACGCCCCGGCCGGCAAGAAAATAAAATAA
- a CDS encoding diguanylate cyclase, whose product MRFDTIFEHAPFSIQVFSPDGETILANRAWMELWRISLERIKGYNILRDPQLIEKGVMPYIQRAFSGEATVVPAIWYDAERVDPDCVPPRWVRAFMYPIKDGAQITEVVIMHEDLTAQKLAEDELLKTHDALEQRVHERTIEFEKANAALRAEIAERNLVERALFSSEERLAHFFTASYEGLLFHDNGVIIDINPAISELLDTPPEKIIGKHILELVAPESLKKVIANMQAGEEGPYEVIVQRSDGSTIPAEVRAKSVEYQGRTIRVVAAQDIRERKKAEEKLRQAATVFDNTSEAIVITDAEHSIVAVNRAFSDITGYESPEVLGKAPRIYQSGRHNKTVLTELQSSLETHGQWRGEIWNRRKNGDVYPAWECVTEIKGEQGRVTNTVRVFSDISAMKESEKRLHYLAHHDALTGLPNRLLFQENLNQALRRAKRHKQRVALLFLDLDRFKIINDTLGHACGDRLLQETALRLRKAVRAEDMVARLGGDEFTIILADIAHPEDAAILAKKLIDAVAEPIATDGHEITTSTSMGISIYPDDAEDSEGLAKAADAAMYRAKEHGRHNYQFYAAELTTKAFEHLSLEQGLRQALARDEFILHYQPQ is encoded by the coding sequence ATGCGCTTTGACACTATATTCGAGCACGCCCCGTTCAGCATCCAGGTGTTCTCGCCGGATGGCGAGACCATCCTCGCCAATCGCGCCTGGATGGAGCTATGGCGCATCTCACTGGAAAGAATAAAGGGTTACAACATCCTGCGTGACCCGCAGCTGATCGAAAAGGGGGTAATGCCCTACATCCAGAGGGCTTTTTCGGGAGAAGCTACCGTGGTTCCCGCTATCTGGTATGACGCCGAGAGGGTTGATCCTGACTGCGTACCACCACGTTGGGTACGCGCGTTCATGTATCCCATCAAGGACGGCGCGCAGATCACCGAGGTGGTTATCATGCACGAGGACCTCACCGCTCAAAAGCTCGCCGAAGATGAATTGCTCAAAACACACGATGCGCTGGAACAAAGGGTACACGAGCGTACCATCGAGTTCGAAAAGGCCAATGCCGCGCTGCGGGCGGAAATCGCGGAGCGCAATTTGGTCGAACGGGCTTTGTTTTCAAGCGAAGAACGCCTGGCGCATTTTTTCACGGCTTCTTACGAGGGGTTGTTGTTCCATGACAATGGCGTCATCATCGACATTAACCCTGCCATAAGCGAGCTCCTCGACACCCCTCCGGAAAAAATCATCGGAAAGCATATCCTGGAGCTTGTCGCGCCGGAGTCTCTCAAAAAGGTGATCGCCAACATGCAGGCCGGGGAGGAAGGGCCCTATGAGGTGATCGTCCAGAGAAGCGACGGCTCGACCATACCTGCGGAGGTGCGCGCCAAAAGCGTCGAATACCAGGGCCGCACGATCCGGGTAGTGGCCGCACAAGACATCCGGGAACGAAAAAAAGCCGAAGAAAAACTGCGTCAAGCCGCCACGGTTTTCGACAATACCAGCGAAGCCATTGTCATTACCGATGCCGAACACAGTATCGTGGCCGTCAACCGGGCGTTCAGCGATATCACCGGCTATGAGTCGCCCGAGGTGCTGGGCAAGGCCCCGCGCATCTATCAGTCAGGCCGACATAACAAAACCGTGCTCACCGAGCTGCAAAGTTCGCTGGAAACCCACGGCCAGTGGCGCGGTGAAATCTGGAACCGGCGCAAGAACGGCGACGTCTACCCTGCCTGGGAATGCGTGACGGAAATAAAGGGTGAACAGGGCCGTGTTACCAACACCGTGAGAGTGTTTTCGGACATAAGCGCCATGAAAGAGTCAGAAAAACGACTCCATTACCTTGCCCACCACGACGCGCTCACCGGCCTTCCCAATCGCCTGCTGTTCCAGGAAAACCTCAATCAAGCACTACGCCGCGCCAAGCGGCACAAGCAGCGTGTCGCGCTGCTGTTCCTGGACCTGGATCGATTCAAGATCATCAACGACACATTGGGACACGCCTGCGGCGACCGGCTGTTGCAAGAGACGGCCTTGCGCTTGCGGAAGGCGGTGCGGGCCGAAGACATGGTGGCACGGCTGGGCGGCGATGAGTTCACCATTATCCTGGCCGATATCGCCCACCCCGAGGACGCGGCGATACTCGCCAAGAAACTCATCGACGCCGTCGCTGAGCCCATCGCTACCGACGGACACGAAATCACCACGTCCACCAGCATGGGCATCAGCATTTATCCCGACGATGCCGAAGACAGCGAAGGCCTTGCCAAGGCGGCCGATGCGGCGATGTATCGCGCCAAGGAACATGGTCGACACAATTATCAGTTCTACGCTGCGGAACTGACCACAAAGGCCTTCGAACACCTATCCCTTGAGCAGGGTTTACGGCAAGCCCTGGCCCGGGATGAGTTCATTCTGCACTATCAGCCGCAGTAA